One Rissa tridactyla isolate bRisTri1 chromosome 1, bRisTri1.patW.cur.20221130, whole genome shotgun sequence DNA segment encodes these proteins:
- the SOX10 gene encoding transcription factor SOX-10 gives MADDQDLSEVEMSPVGSEDHHCLSPGPSMASDNSPHLTGSGNGEMGKVKKEQQDSEADDDKFPVCIREAVSQVLSGYDWTLVPMPVRVNGSNKSKPHVKRPMNAFMVWAQAARRKLADQYPHLHNAELSKTLGKLWRLLNESDKRPFIEEAERLRMQHKKDHPDYKYQPRRRKNGKATQGEGEGQVEGEAGGAAAIQAHYKNAHLDHRHPGEGSPMSDGHPEHSAGQSHGPPTPPTTPKTELQAGKADSKREGRSLGEGGKPHIDFGNVDIGEISHEVMSNMETFDVNEFDQYLPPNGHAGHPGHVGGYAAAAAAGYGLGSALAAASGHSAWISKQHGVSLSTATSSVVDSKAQVKTEGSAPGGHYTDQPSTSQIAYTSLSLPHYGSAFPSISRPQFDYPDHQPSGPYYSHSTQASGLYSAFSYMGPSQRPLYTAISDPAPSVPQSHSPTHWEQPVYTTLSRP, from the exons ATGGCTGACGACCAAGACCTTTCAGAGGTGGAGATGAGCCCGGTGGGCTCTGAAGATCACCACTGCCTCTCGCCAGGACCCTCCATGGCGTCAGACAACTCCCCGCACCTCACCGGCTCTGGCAACGGGGAGATGGGGAAGGTCAAGAAGGAACAACAAGACTCGGAGGCAGACGACGACAAGTTCCCGGTGTGTATCCGCGAGGCGGTCAGCCAGGTGCTGAGCGGCTATGACTGGACCCTGGTACCCATGCCCGTCCGGGTCAATGGAAGTAACAAGAGCAAACCCCACGTGAAGCGGCCCATGAATGCCTTCATGGTttgggcacaggctgcccggaggaAACTGGCTGACCAGTACCCACACCTCCACAACGCTGAGCTCAGTAAGACCTTGGGGAAGCTCTGGAG GCTGTTGAATGAAAGCGACAAGCGGCCCTTTATCGAAGAGGCGGAGCGGCTGAGAATGCAGCACAAAAAGGACCACCCCGATTACAAGTACCAGCCCCGCCGGCGGAAAAACGGCAAAGCCACGCAGGGCGAGGGCGAAGGCCAGGTGGAGGGGGAGGCCGGCGGGGCTGCCGCCATTCAGGCCCACTACAAGAACGCCCACCTGGATCACAGGCATCCCGGCGAAGGGTCGCCCATGTCCGATGGTCATCCAGAACACTCCGCAG GTCAGAGCCACGGGCCCCCTACACCTCCTACCACCCCTAAGACCGAGCTGCAGGCAGGCAAAGCCGACTCCAAAAGAGAAGGGCGttccctgggggaagggggaaagccaCACATTGACTTTGGCAATGTGGACATCGGGGAGATCAGCCATGAAGTGATGTCCAACATGGAGACCTTTGATGTCAATGAATTTGACCAATACCTGCCGCCCAACGGACACGCTGGCCACCCAGGCCATGTTGGGGGCTATGCAGCAGCGGCAGCTGCTGGCTACGGCCTCGGGAGCGCCCTGGCTGCAGCCAGCGGACACTCTGCCTGGATCTCCAAGCAGCATGGAGTCTCCTTGTCCACTGCCACTTCATCGGTGGTGGACTCCAAGGCCCAGGTGAAAACGGAGGGGTCTGCCCCTGGAGGTCACTACACCGACCAGCCCTCCACCTCCCAGATAGCTTACACGTCCCTGAGTCTGCCCCACTACGGTTCGGCCTTCCCCTCCATCTCCAGGCCACAGTTTGACTACCCGGACCACCAGCCCTCGGGACCCTACTACAGCCATTCCACCCAAGCCTCTGGCCTCTACTCTGCCTTCTCCTATATGGGACCTTCCCAACGTCCCCTTTACACTGCCATCTCTGACCCTGCACCCTCCGTGCCACAGTCCCATAGCCCCACACATTGGGAACAGCCCGTGTATACGACTCTCTCCAGACCGTAG